The DNA window ttgttggaAAATTACAACGTAACAATTATTtgtgtgtaaaaaaaaattatccgAAAACTCTCATTTTTCTCTATATAggtcaaaaaaaaaaaaaaaaaaaaaaaactataaaaagaaaaaatgaatatagttcttatatttataatttttataaaataaaaaaatagattaTGCTTGTAATAACAAAATGTATAACGAAATCATCTTTATTGTCTATGAGGAactaacaaaaaataaactctAAAATGTTGTAACATTAGTAATGGAAAAaagtttataatttgtcaagaatttattttattttaattttttttaaaaactttttgagaaataaaatgggtgtaaaatattgcttgttcataataattggtaattaaataattcaataaaaataaaaacataatatacaGAATcgttatatatacatatataattattttattgtacagctttttttgtattactATTCAATGGCTGCACTGGTGTAAACATTAACCGAGGGAACCCTATTTATAGTAACATAAAATTTGCACACTTAggtgtatgtatatacttACAGCCGTGTGACAACTTTCTCACATACACACATACATACATGTATTTACtttcttaatttttaaacacAACATGCATGAGAGGAGCCAACACAGGGAGAGGAATATTGTCTATGGTAAGGGAATGCATAAATTAAGTTTTTCTTTGTCTTATTAATATCGATTATTACATTTGTTCACAGCATTGTATATGTCTATAATTGTAAAACACACACATAATAGTTTGCTATaccattttcatcatttctTATATCAGATTTCGATAAATTTGGATACAGGACTTCAATCATGTCCCTGTCGTATATATGTaagtatttaaaaaaataaaaataaaaagtagtTAAGATATAccatactatttttatctttccCTTTTAAACATACCTTCTTAGAATTATTGCTTTAGTATGTTTGCTTATAAgtcatttgtttttattctaTCAATATGTGCTGTTGTACTAGCTATAATAACAATGGTTTTTATTCAACGAGCTACAAAAATTCCAATAAAATAtccaacaaaaaaataaaatcaaaataaggAAGTATATCAAATTTTGTGTTATACTACattagtaaaatatatttttataattattttatagtttgttatgtatttatttttatatttttttaaataatattatttctttatacaTTGTCTTGCATAAATATCAACAATTAACTTAGTATTATACACGTATATCcgcatattatatttattattatatttgtttgtaTGTATAGtttgctattattttttttaaagtaaaattataaataacttttattaaaataaaaaaagtctcaaaatataaggacatatttttataataaattttaaacatataattattacataagtatgttaaaaaaaataaaaaaacaaaatcaaGCCATCCTTAAATATCCGTAgcaattaatttattatatacgcacaattattttcacaattatttatgaaggcgtaattcttttttataacaaataGGGATATACATTGcacttttcttttttttttttttttgtcaacTAATGAAATACCATTTTCTGTTGTGTAGTTTGTTTTTCCCAAAGATAACACCCtactttatatttattttgttttttatttgtttatcaacctattttacataatttcTCAACctattttacataatttcTCAAACTTtgtacataattttattgttattttttttttgtttgatCAGCTAATAATTTCATAACCTTTCATATAACTAATTTGTTTGTTACGATTTGAATTACTGTTAAAAAGAGGTACGTAAATAAGCACGTcgatatatatgcatgtctCAAGCTACTTCCCTACCCAGTAATAAACATAAGTAGTCCCAATTTCATTTTACATTCCAATGTAGAATAGTGAAACGcttgaattattttccatttagtagtgctattatttttataaattttttatatttacataatttatcattCAAGTACCAATGCCAACAGTATACACGTCTGACGAAGAAAATGCTGATGATTTGGAAAATGAgaggaataaaaaaaaaaaaaaaaaaaaaaaaaaaaatttatattcagtaataaatgaattgaACTACTCCAATGAAGAGGGCAATTCCGACAATTTAGAGACTAATCTAAAAagggaagaaaaaaaaaaaaaaaaaaatattattcacATTAATCAAGATGAAGTAAGCAACAAAACTGGTATAGTCATATCGGAAAATGTACAGGCCGAGATTGAAAATAGAAATGATGTGCCTAACAATGCAGTAGTAAGAAATGGCATTGACCCTGACATCTCAAGCCAGGAATCACAAAATGATGTAACTTTGCAAAGTGGTACGACAACTAACACAAATGGAtcatcaaatatatttttaaaagtctttgataaaataaaaaaaaaaattattgaagAAAAGGGAGAACCTATACCTAGCTACATTATGAATGAACAAGATATGTGTGAATTAAACACAGTGAGAAATTCGGTTTCACAAACTGATGACATtaataatggaaataatataaatatgtatgctAACCCACACATTCATAATAATACGAATACTGCATTCGTTTTACCGACCCAATCAGGTGAAAGAGCTCAAATTTCGAGCTTTGCCACTTCCCAACCATCTCAGGAAATTGAAATGACCTGCTTACGGGGACTTAATCCCAATGATGTCAtgaatgataatattttttccaacaatcaaaataatcaaatgaATGTTATATTAGAAAGTGCAAACAATTTAGGTAATCTCGACCCATCAAACAGCCAAAATGAACGAGGCCAAAGTGGGCAAGACGAAAATAGTGAAGATAACATTCTTCCAATCAAAATTTAcaacaaatttttaaacaaatctaaagcatatattaacacaatgaaagataaaattataatttattggcaaaaaaaagttgaaGAAGCAAACCAACAATTAACAACACAAAATCAAGTATCTGCACAagtagaaaatgaaaatattgtaGAAGATGAATATGATGATCCAAGTGCAATAcaagtattattattattaggtttaatttgtaaatttCCAATTTTATGGTTTATTGGATCCTTAATTTTATGTGTTACACCACCAAATCATactaaaacaaaaaaatggtgCTTAGTtagtttctttttttgtatagcaacaattatttattatattgctACTACAAactttaatttatatcaaccaggattttttacaattattgaacaaaataaagaacatcaaaatatatatcaaccTGGGATTATCAAAATTGCTACTAATCCACTTCATGATATAACAATCTcaaattttatacttttaaaTAAGCATTCTAAATATGATTGGATAGATAGTAATAGCAATACGTTATTACCTTCCATggataatcattttttagaCTGGTCCTTCATCTTAGAGACAAAGCCAACCTCGAACATCATTCTGTAAGTTTGCAATTTTGTCCGTTTACTTCTCCCTGCACATGTTTATtccaaatttttatgaccCATACATGCATAACACTCTTTTTCATTCCTTAATGTCGCTAATTTACAGGAGCAGCAGTTTATACACCTTTTTAAATCGTGTCCAAGTAACAATTCTATTTGGAAAgggaaatatttattctagtaaaaatattgaactAATAAAAGCGAATATGAACACGTTGCCAGATACTCAGAGTGGTATAAACTTTATAAAATTCGACAGCATCACACTTACGGATCAAAGGTATGTACACACAGGCACGTCATTCCAAAATGGATTATCTAATTTTATTCTAATTAATCACGTGCCTAATCATAATTCATTACTTATGCACATTTTTTCCGATTTCCTTACCTTTTTTGTAGCATACCGGAGGACTTTTATGGGGCCGGTCTCCGATGTGAGGTGGATGACAAAACAAGCCAAGAAAAAACAACTGACAATCGtcataaagaaaaatggtATCTATTTTGGAAACAACATGATGatgatatacataataaaaaattaaataattcaatataTAACTTATCTGTTCCCGTTggtgaaatatttttttttaaaaccgAACACAAATGCAGACttgcttttatttttccaaaaaatgttaacCTTAATAATCCAGATATGCCCAATAATTTTGTTGAAGTCGAAAAGGTTATAATAAAAGCCAATTGAAAGGGAAGAGCTATAAAAGCAAGTTGAAAAGGAAgagttatatattatttgtattagaTACACGGTTTGTTTTGCCCCTATACACacttatttgttttttttatataaaaagtgaACAAAAACagaatgtttttatttttttaatgcatttgtttttatccaaaaaataaacccTTCATGATCATTCACTTTGCTGGTCACTTTGCTGGTTACTTTGCTGACCATTTCGTTATtcgattttatttatttttttgtatcatatatcttttacttttttaaactaTAACTTTTCATGAtaattacaattttaaatttaccCAAATGGGAAGCAAACTAAATCCACTTATGTTGTGAACTAAGAGGGTGCCGGGTTAGGTACCCCAAAAAagttaaacaaattatgaaaaaaaaacaagcaTAAGCATAAGCAAAAGCAAAATAAACACGATATACACTTTCATGATGCATATCTCAGTTTCCTATTTCTAAATGTTGCACTGCTGAGGTAGTTGGGTTGGCTAGTTCCTCTTTTAATGCgttactattttttcttttaaaggTATCAATAAAATGTGCAATAGACTCATCAAGCTTTGTAACAAATTTTTGAAGTTCATCTTTTTCAATTCCAATTACACATGAAAATGCAATATACGAATATGGATAATTACTACAGCTTGATCCAAAAtcatgaaatattttatttcctataactattttattttttgcattcaatttataatacattctttttaaattctCAAAGCCAATCAGCTTGTTTACTCTAACTACTTCTTCATCCAATTTTAAATCATCATCACCAGGGACGTCTCCATCAATCATTTCTTCATCCCATTTTGTAGTATCACCCATATTGGCACTTCCTGACGTTTGAGCATTTTCGTTTACTTCTTGACATTCTGtattttgtcttttttccatttcttGCTTCTCAATTTGTTTCAAAATGTTTTGTCTGATAAGGGTGGGAGAACAAATGACACGATGCCCTGTTACATTTCGGTAAAATAGAAAAGAGCCaagcatatttataatttttggaTTTGTATATCcacaataattatataaatgattaaGATTAATAGCAAtagatattttatttttatttgtttttattaattttaaattatattttaaacatattttttgaactTGTTCATTTATCCAATTAAAATGTTCAACTCTTTTTTCTCTTAAtgacattattttattttttcctaaCTCAAGTAAAGTAACAAATAAATCTAGATATACATTAACTGGTGTTCTTCCTggatatgttttttttaattctttcatcatttttgcATTAGAACTAAATACTATACCTCCATTAATTGGTAatagaaaatttttatcacaACTTTGAACAACAAAATCTATTCTTCCTTTTGATTCATAACATTTCTGAATCTCTTTACAAATGTAGGTACATTGTAAACCAAATCCATTATTAATAACATGGggtatatcatatttattacataattgtgaaatttttaaaatattatctgAATTTCTAGGTGCATAACTAGATGTTACAGTAATAAtacaacatattttttcatttaattttttcatcaaattttctatttttttttcatctgtTTGTAATTCatcattaataaatatcataTCGActactatatattttaaattacaaaaatcTAAGCATTTATAACAAGTCTTATGATCAATCCTAGATATTATAACCCATTCACTATCTTTTCTAATCCCttttaaatacaataaaCAAGTAGATATACACATACCAGTTGCATAtggtaatatatatacatcttcacatttttttattccaaaactctttattaaatatttaaccATATTCGTTGTCATTTTACACAATAGGCTGTTCCCTGCGCTTTTCGGCTGCACGTCTTCCAAGTTCCCCGACCTGACCCAAAAACGGATGGAAAAACGGATAAGCAAAATGAAAAGTAAACAAACAGAGGCAGAATCGTTCGACACAATTTATACAAACTTTCAAACAAAACAATTTTGATGGTCCATTCCTTACCTCCCTATGCCATGCCCAAAACCAAAGTACTTATTCCGAACAATAGAACTGTATATGCGACTTTCCCTTTCACCGATTTTTACATTCTTCTCACTATTGCATCTGTTGAAAATAAGTTAGTTATGCACATGTAAGGTGTTTTTccacttttttttagtttaaCGCTTTTCAGCTGTTTTTCTTACAAATTTTGCAAAGATATTTGATACAGAATACTCATAATCGTTACTTCATTGAGTCCTTCATTTGGTATTCGTCCATGATTTAGTAAACTTCAAAAAAAGGTTGtgtaatatgtttattttggtttaactattataatatataatcctTTGCAATCttgtttttcatttacTTTGTTAAATGCTCttacttttttatcaaGCCATCCTTTTGGTTCATTATCTGCGCCAAAAAGGTGAAAGAAAGATGAAGGAAAGGCGGAAAGACAAAAGGGTATTTCATTAGAAACATATTCAATTGGTATTGCTTACAAAACAAGCTTAAGATTaatcaaattatttaaactcataattttttacctGACTCGTTAATAAAGAatacttatttttgttCCCACCATCACCAGAGGGCTCCTCTCCTCTGTAACTTTGCAACATTATCGTTTAGGAAgttcgaaaaaaaaacataaatacaaaaaagttgataaataaatggaTGCAATTTTATTCCTGCTTTATCTTCCACAGTGTGGAAAATTGCCATAAATCTactatgcatatattattatctatctattttttttcaaaatttttgcTGACTTTTTTGTGGCCTATCACGCTATGGTTAGGCACACAAAATCCTGAACCTTATCataacaaatttttaataaaaaaattcaaaaattttaaatggaaaatttaAGCAACTCTGTTATTTAACATGCATGCAAATTGCTAGCGATAAACTTTgcaattttcaaaaaaaaaaatatatatagatgtagatataaattaaaattacaaCATGAATTAAATCCgattaaaattgaaaaaaaatgtaaatcaATAAATAGATAATTGTATTAATCTAAAGGTTGTACATACTATATGAatcattttgtatattcatatataaagccaaataatatatcatgagaaattaaaaataaaacatatgcaAACTAATATGTAGATAATCATATGAGTATATACCTCATCGAATTATCCCTATGTAATTATATCATAGTGAAAGTagaaaacatatttaaattaaaaacaatcTTAAagataaatacatatactTGTATGTCCATGCATACAGGAATCACGCAAAAAGTAACGGATCattcaaattaaaaaaattttaaaagttaaaaaaatttgtaaaaaatttgtacAAAACCTTATAATAGCTATACCCttgaaattgaaaaaataaccTTTGCTAAATATACCACTACTGCAGTCATTCTACCTTACAAAGTAGATGTGTGTACATGTTCCTACTCCATTATCCATATAATTCCCTACCTGTTTCACCTCATATTgccattaattttttattgcatTTCGATCCTTGAAGTTAATTGGAAATACTGGACGTTCAGATGCATTACAATTCCACACATTAGATGAATTATTTGGGccattaataaaatacgaAAAAAGTTCATGTTCTGCTATTAATTTTTGACATGTCGGTTCAggtaaaaattttaatgacTTAAATATACAAGAAGAATATTGATTTAGTTgggatataaaaaaacaagcaTTTCTTTCATCATTCCCATCTCCTactgaatatataaaacatataaacgAGGTATTGCATAAATATGGTGATAGCAATTcattaattatttgatgAAATATAACTTTCTTCCAATCTTTTGGATCTACAAATGTGTTAAATAATGTATCTCGAGCAGATACTATcctaatattattatgtacaATAAACGACCAAACTAACGGAATATAATGTTTAGCTGAACTTATTAACCATTCTAAACTAGCATTTGTTACTATAACTAATTTTCCTTGTGTTAAACATAATCTCaatgtatttataacaacaatacttaatttattaaataattgaCGAATCGATTTTGGAA is part of the Plasmodium chabaudi chabaudi strain AS genome assembly, chromosome: 6 genome and encodes:
- a CDS encoding O-phosphoseryl-tRNA(Sec) selenium transferase, putative, with the protein product MLQSYRGEEPSGDGGNKNKYSLLTSQIMNQKDGLIKNLLNHGRIPNEGLNEVTIMSILYQISLQNLCNSEKNVKIGERESRIYSSIVRNKYFGFGHGIGRSGNLEDVQPKSAGNSLLCKMTTNMVKYLIKSFGIKKCEDVYILPYATGMCISTCLLYLKGIRKDSEWVIISRIDHKTCYKCLDFCNLKYIVVDMIFINDELQTDEKKIENLMKKLNEKICCIITVTSSYAPRNSDNILKISQLCNKYDIPHVINNGFGLQCTYICKEIQKCYESKGRIDFVVQSCDKNFLLPINGGIVFSSNAKMMKELKKTYPGRTPVNVYLDLFVTLLELGKNKIMSLREKRVEHFNWINEQVQKICLKYNLKLIKTNKNKISIAINLNHLYNYCGYTNPKIINMLGSFLFYRNVTGHRVICSPTLIRQNILKQIEKQEMEKRQNTECQEVNENAQTSGSANMGDTTKWDEEMIDGDVPGDDDLKLDEEVVRVNKLIGFENLKRMYYKLNAKNKIVIGNKIFHDFGSSCSNYPYSYIAFSCVIGIEKDELQKFVTKLDESIAHFIDTFKRKNSNALKEELANPTTSAVQHLEIGN